In Eremothecium gossypii ATCC 10895 chromosome IV, complete sequence, the genomic stretch GGAGTGCGTGGTCACCAGCGACGCACCTCTAATAGCACCCATACATACCAACAAGCAGTCACATCTCATAGTTTATTATTTTCAGCATCGGAATTTTTACTTTTTTCGATGTTACATAATAAGACACCTTACGTAATACAATAGCCATGTGCTTCTGCGTCTGTTGGAGATTGCAATGCTGTGAAGTTCTGTGCTAAAAATGTGTGCGGTGACTATATTGGTGAATGACTACTATGTACGGGTATAGTGAGGACAATAAAATGGCGCGCAAGTTCAGAATTTGTACCAGCGCAGGCCCACGCAGTAAGTTCGCGAAATGATATAGCATACGGCACCGAGTAGCATCATCGCGGAAGCGAAAATGATGAATTTATTGTAGTTTTCAATGCTACCATTACCGATGATGGCGCCGCCTACGGGGAGAACCGGTAGCGTTACAACAGCATTCAGGAGGTATGCTGTGGAGTAGTACTTGCCGAAATCGGCGGTGCGGCATATCTGGCCGATGCATACAGGTGTCAAGGAGAAGATGGACCCCGTCAGGAAGCCGTAGAGACAGAGGAAAACCCAAACGACGGTGATGTTACCTCCGAAAGGCAACAGCATGGCCATGTTGACAATGACGGCAGCCAATACCATCACTATTACCACGTTAAATCTGCCAAAGTACCTGTCGGCTAGGTATGCAGGGATATACCTTCCAAGTATTCCCGCAGCGTTGACCACAGTGAGGGCGTTGTAAGGCATGGAGGGCGGGAAGCCGCGTGTAATTATGTAGGAGGAGAGGTAGGTCGCAATGGCACATATTGCATTTTCGGCGAATGCAAAGGCCAGGGTGCACCAGAGAAAGCGCTTGTCGAAGAAGTAGCGCCAGTTAAATGACGTCGAGAGGTAAAAGCGTATCGTATCGCGATGACTGCGGAAGGGCTTTGGACGTGGGGTTACGCGCTCACGTGCGAGGAATGCAGCAAACGTTAGGGATACAAGAAAGACCAGGGCCAGAACTTTGAGTGCCCATTTGTACCCGATGGTGACGTACATTCTCCGAAGGATGAGAGGGATGACGATTCCGCCAATTGAGCCGCCGCACGTAGCAAGACTAGTGGCAACAGCTCTCCGCCTATTGAACCAAGTCGCAACGCAGGAGATGAGTGGCGTAGTTAGGATTCCTGCGCCAACGCCACTCGAGAGCGAGAATGCAAGGATAAAGTGCCATAGTTTAGTGCACTCGGACATCATGAAAATGCCGAATACGTAAAGTACGCTCCCGACAATAATAGCCTTCTGTCCGCCGTTGCGGTCGAAATAGCTCCCACTAAAAACACACCCGACGAAGCAGGCAATCATATGCAGCGCAAATATCCATGACACCTCTCCTGCGCCCGAAGACGCCAGTTGGTGGTTCGAGATGTAACCCTCATACGCGCCCAGGGCATTCGCCGTCCCCCATATCGGGAATATACCCACGAAAGAGCCCAGCACCGTCAGCCACGCACGGTACCCCCCATCCGGATACTCCTCTTCAACGTCCAGCTCGTTGGTGGCCTCAGTGGCGGCCTTTTCGTCCGCTGCCAAAACTTCCTCCGCCCCGTCCTCGTCGGCGACGGGGGGTTTCATCCGCAGCTCCCGCGTCTGCCCATCACGCATATAATCATCGGTGACAAGAGGCAGCCGCCCCCCCGCCTTTTCGTGGTCTGGATTACCTAACACACTCCATCTGCCCATCTTAAGTTAGCTTGCTTGCAGTTGACGATGGACAATGGTCATCTCCAGCCGCTTACTTTTATATACTTTTCCATCGAGATCTACGGTTTCGCTGACAGTCCCGATGCCCACTAATATCCGTCAACAGCCCGCAACATTTGTCCCATCATAAGTCCAGGGACCATTAAGGCTTGTCTCGGCTATACAAGGAACTTTCTCGGTCCCTCCTGCGGCGCCAGAGCGAGGCGGAAAATTAGATAATACCATGAAATTCTGTGGCTTGCCTGTTGATGCAGGCCATTCTCAGACATTCAACAAAAAACAGCCCTCGGGGCTAGTCTGGGAAGAGGGCTATCTTGTGATTGTAGCAAGGCTTCGAGCCTAATGTAGGAATAGCGCTGACATGTTTATGCTTAATTGAAGGAGCGCTCACTGCTCGGTCACCCGATGACCTGGGATTAGCTCAGCTATCGTGCGGCAAAAACGGCTGTGGATGGAGATGCAACTCCGGGCACAGACATCTTAGCGGTCGGTATCGGGGAGATGGACAAAGAGGCCAGACATCCAGAAGTAGCACACGTGTTTGCCGGTGGCGGCATTCCTGTCCTGCACCTGCTCGATTTTCTTCCGCGAGGATGTTTTAGGGTACAGGCTTGGGCGATAGCGGCTTTTTCTGCAGGTCTCATGCCGAAAGTGGACTGGCGTTATCAGGCTTGGCGCCCGTGGTAATTAGTAACGCTAAATGATTGTAATAATTATGTATTCTATCAGAATAACCTATGTATACCGGGAGAGCGGGGCGGGTTGTAGCAGACAATAAGTAGACTTGCGCCCATGCGGCGCTCTTCGCGCTAAAGGGCGGCCGACTAGTTTGGTCCGAGAtggagctggcgcacgCCTAGAACCTGCAGAGGCGCCACCCGACGCAGTAGGCCCTTGAGATGACATAGCCGATGCAGGCACACAGAATCAGCATGGAGGTGAAAATAATAAAGTTGTTGTAGCCTCGGATGCTGCCGTTGCCGATCACCGCGCCCGCCACAGGCATAATGGGGAGGGTCACTAGTGCGTTGAGCAGGTAGGCGGTGGAGTAGTACTTGCCGAAGTCAGACGTCTTGCAGATCTGGCTGATGCACACCGGCGACAGCGAGAACACGGAGCCGGACATGAAGCCGTAGGTGCACACCCATGCCCACAGCACGTGGACGTTGCCGCCAAAGGGCAGCCACATTGCCAGATGAAGCACCCCTGCAAGCAGCGCCATGACGATCTGTACGTTGAACCGCCCGAAGTGGTGGTCGGCAAAGTAGGACGGGATGTAGCGCCCGAACAGCGCGGCAGCGTTCAGCACCGTAAGTGCCGTGTACGGCATCGAGGCCGGGTGGCCCTGCTTGTTAATGTAGGACGAGATATACGTGGCCGTCACGCAGATCGAGTTCTCCCCAAGCGCAAACGCGATCGAGCACCACAGGAAACGCGCGTCTAGGAAGTAGCGCCAGTTGAGTGATGTCCTTGTGTAGAACATGGCGCCTTCCTTGAAGCTCTTGAAGGGCTCTGCCTTCGGAGTTACGCGTTCGCGCGCCAGAAGCACCGCCAGCGACATGTTCACCAGAAATACGAGCGCGAGCACTTTTATCGCCCACTTGAACCCGATGGTGACATACATCCGCCGTAGAATTAGCGGCATGATGATACCACCTATGGAGCTGCCGCACGTGGCCAGACTGGTGGCGACGGCGCGGCGTCTGTTAAACCAGGTAGCCACACATGATACTAGAGGCGTGGTTACGATACCAGCACCTATGCCACTTGATACGGAGAATGACAGGACGAACTGCCATACCTTGGTACATTCGGACATCATAAAAATTCCGAAAACGTATAAGGCACCGCCGACAATTATCGCTTTCTGTCCGCCGTTACGATCGAAATAACTTCCGCTGAAAACGCAGCAGAGGCAGCCAATGGTCAAATGGAGCGAGAATATCCACGATATTTCTAGGGTACTGTTGCTTGCCAGTTGGTGCTCGGAAACATAACCCTCAATGGCGCCCAGTGTGTTGTACATACCCCACACCGGAAACAGACCCATGAATGACCCGAAAACCACCAGCCACGCGCGTAAGCCGCCATCCGGGTATTCGTTGGAGTTATCGAGATATGCGCGTTCTTCTTCCTCTACCTTTTCGTCGCTGAGAGGGACAGTCTGCTGAGCGCACGTGGTCGTTGGGCCATCGCCAAAAAGCTCTTTGTCGCCCACAGCTGTGGCTCTGCCGCTGTCAGACGATGGGCTGACGTCTAGGGCTACGGGCTCATCGCCATGCCGTACTTGAACGCTGTCCTTGTCGATGACCACCATCGTTCCTAGCACGTATGGGAGATGCTCCGAACCGCGTCAGCGCCACCACAGACCATCTATCTACTTAAATACCTAATTATCTGGTGTCCAGCTAAAAATCCGAGTATCAGTCATCCTGTGGCGGCCCTTATCACCCATTAGGGTCCGCTTTGCGGTAGTGCATTACCGTCGGCGGGATTCATCCTCCAAAATGTCTCAAGCGATGCCTTGATTCCGAGTGTACCAAGGGCCAGATTCCAACGGGCCAGGAGGCAACTAATAGAGGGTTCAGAATGGCTCGGCGCGGTCCCAGCAAGGGCGCCATCCAGGAGTCTTAAAAAGAAGTCATATATTTGTCAGAGTCAATTATTTAGGGCTAGACTATAGCCTGTAAAAAAGGAAGGTCACCCGCGGTACCGGAGTCCACAGGCGACGGGAATGTGACTCTAACTAGTCCTTTAGAGTTCCTTCAAGACATTTTCTGCGGCGGAGACCTTGAGGCCCGTCTTGTCTGGCTCGACAAAGTCGCGAACGACCTTGCCATCTTCGACAACAAGCGCGTAACGCACAGAGCGGTCATTACCGAACGTCTGCTTGCCGTCGAACAGGAAACCACCAGCAGAGGCGAAGGCACCCTGGGTGTCAGCAATAACTCTGACGTCCGATGGGCACTTTAGCGACTCCGCCCAGGCCTTCGTGACAAATGAGTCATTTACACACGTGACCAGAACTTGCTTGAAGCCCTTGCTCTTCAGCTCGTCAAGGTGCTGGATATAGCCGGGCACGTGGCTCGACGAACAAGCCGGGGAGAACGCGGCTGGGACACCCACGATCAGGTGCTTTCCGGAGGCAACCTCAGCGCCGATGTCGACTGAATTGCCGGGGCTGTTCTCGTGTAGACCGGGAATGGACTTTGGGATGGCGTCTCCTGCTTGCAGCATTATAGGCTTCGATGTATGAAAGGTTCGTAATACGCTGGTGGTGTGACGTGAAGCCAATCTGAAGGACGAGAACATGCTTTGCACCCCGCGGGTTGGGCCGATTAAATACATTTGGTAGCGGTGCTCTTGGTAGCGGAAGTTATGTAAACGAGGGGTTAGGGAGCACAAGAAAGATGATCGAAGACCACGCCCAATTCTGGGTCGTTTGATTTATAAGACAGACACCCAACATAGGGAGAAACAGGCAAAGAAGACAGACGCAGCAAGAGATGAGCGAGGGCGATGCCTACGAGGATTTTATGATGTCTGAGGACGAGGAGATGCACTACGCTGAGATGGAGGAGGACAGCGACGAGATGGGCGTATACGAGGAAGAGACCAGCCAGGGAGCAGAGGAAGAGGTGCCACTCGATCCGTCCAGTAGCATCGTCGAGGGCCGCTATTACCGAGCCAAGGGTCTCAAGGAGAACAGCAAATTTCGCGAGGCAATTGAGGCCTTGGAAGGGGTCGCCACGAGCAGCGAGCCCCTATGGGCGTTCCGGGCCCTGAAGCAAATCGCCAAGTGCTGGAATTTCAAGGGCGCGCAGGCGAGCGAGGGCTACCAGGACGGCGTACGAACCGCGCTTGTACGGCTTTTGGAGCACGGACTGCGCTGGCGCCAGAAATTGGGCGCGGCCTACGTGGAGCGCTCTCTTATTTCCACCCTGCGCATGCTGGTACCTGCAAACAGCCAAAATTTTGTGTTCGATGAGGCGCACGAGATCTGCCTTCCAACAATCGAGTTCCATCTGCGTCTCCTGGACGCAGTCGCACCCCTGCCCGGGGACTTCAAAGACCTGTGCACCCTGCACATGCAGCTCCGCCTCGAGAACCTCATTTGGCGCGAGCGCCTGCGCGGCGCTGACTGTACAGCCATACTGTCGGAGGCACCGGCCCCTCAGCTGACGGCCGAGACGCTCCTGCTACTGCTACAATGCCACATCTGCCGCTTTCTGCGACTGTGCCAGCCCCCCGCGCAGCAGTTCGCAGAGCTCGTCTCAGAGCTGCAGGACCGGGCCGAGCGCTCGCTcgcgctggcgcagcagccgcaCGCCATGGTCCTGCTGGCGTTTGCTCAATGCATGCGCGgcatgcagcagcagccgcagccgcaCAGCGCCCTGCGGACGCACTTCTCGGCGTGCCTCCAGGGCCTCGAGGAAATCGGCAGTAACAGCAGCTTCTTTCGCGACCTCAACCTCTGCGGCTTCGTGCTCGCCGACGCCCTTGCATACAGCGCCGGCCGCTGCAGCCACCGCGTCGATCCGTTCGCGCTCGAGCAGATCCGCATCCTGCGCGAGACGCCGATCGTGCACAACCTTCAGCTACTCTATGAAAGCTACGTCGCGCTCGACCTCCCGTCGTTCGCACGCGCCCTGGACCTGCTCGCACCATTCCGCAGTGCCCTCGCGCCGCTCTTCGCGCGCCTATGCGCGCTGGCCCGCGAGCGCAAGCTCTGGGACGCGATCGCCCCGCTCCACTCGTGCATCGCGCTTGCCGACATCCAGCGCCTCTTGTGCATCGGCTCGAGCAGCCTGTCGCGCGACAGCCTGCTCACGCTCATGATGCAGGGCGTCATGGCCTCTTCTGCACGTGTGCCCTTCCGTCTGGACCTCACGCGCGACTATGTATACTTCGGCGACGAGCCCCgcgtgcagctgcgcgcgcccgccgcgcgcccaGGCCTCCGTCACTGCGCCCACGACCTCGGCCTcaccagcgcctgcgcgcggcCCTTCCAGGGGTCATCTGCCCTGCAGCTCATGGACTGCCTGAGCGAGCACCGCAACCGCGCTGCCTCAGCCGCCGCCGACCCCGCAGATGCCGTgtgccgcgcgcgccagccgctAGCCGCCTACCGTACTCTGGCCGCTCTGATCCTCGACGAATAGGCACGCGCCGCTCTTTTACGGCCAAGTGCCGCGGGCGCTCGTTTCTGGCGGCCGTAGTCGCCCCTAGCCACCTTTAGCCGCTCTGAAGGAACGCGCGGGACTGCGCTCCGGCGCCTGGCAGCCGGTactatcacgtgactgcCTTAATTGCTCTGCTCTTTGCCCCCCTGCAGGGTATTTCCTATCCGAGGGGGCGTCCCTGCGTGCCCGCAATGCACGCCGGGCGCCTGATGCACATGAAAAAATGCCCAGGGCACGTTGCCTGCCCGCCGAAGAAGAGCCAATGTGGCAGATATGTCGCGTGTTATGTATGTACGGCAGCTGGGTGACCCATGTAACAGAGCTGCCACGTAGCGTAGCAAGCTACAAGGCCCGGACAGACAGCTTTTATAAGAGGAATCtgggcagcgcggcgggtTCCTGGCAGAAGCGCAGCGGCACGGACATCGCTTCCATGCGTTATCAGGTCGGACCGAAAAGCTCACGAAAATTTTCATTCCAGTAGCAGGTCTCACACTGATTCACATCTGGAAATTGGGCTGTGATTGGGGCCCGGGGGTGTAAATAACTGTAGACAGCTGCAAGTTGCGGAGCAGTAGCACAGATGGACATACAGGCCAACATGGAGCTGGGAGGCCTGGAGCGACGGGTCCTCGATCTGGAGCGGCAGATATCGATGTACGAGAGGCTGTTCCAGACGTTCAGCGCGAAGCTGGATCACCACTTTAAGAAGTACGACCTGGTGATCAatgcgcagcagcagcaaaTAAACGTGTTGACAGACATCGTGAGCACGATGCTGAACGACCAGTATAGGTATGCAGGCATACTTCGAGATAAGTTACGGGGCTCGCTGGATGGGATCGTAACGACGTCGACGTCGATTCGAGGCATGCAGCCGAACGGGGGCATGCCGGAGCAGGAGCCCAAGCCCCACGACGACGACGCGGTGCACGCGGCTCACCGCGCCAACCACCACCACGCAGCCGCAGACGACGGCAACCGCGACCTCACTAACGTCGACGCGATCCTGGGCGAGTTTATCCCCCCCCAGGTCTCGCCAGACGAGAACGAATTGCATgccgcgccggccgcgcccgtGCCGGACGCGCAGACGCCGGCGCCCAAACGCAATGGCGGAAAGAAGCATCCGAAGGGCTCGGTCGAACACAAGTTCATTATCTCCAACGGGCTCAAGGTCCCGCGCCGTGCCGTGGACCCGCCGGCCAAGCGCCGCCGCGAGGACCCGCAGAAGGAGTACGAGTTCCGCGACGCCGAGTTCTCGGCGCTCGCGTCCGACGGCCACCCGCTGGACGCACAGTCggcgccgcccgcgccccaACATCACGACTACGACCACGACGACCGCGCGCTGCCCCTGCAACGCGCCGACAGGCCCCTTTCCACCGGTGCCTCGCCAGACCCCTCTGCGCCCTCTTCGTCCCGCCTCAACTCCAACATTAAGGAGGAACAATACTACACCCACCGCGGTCTGAAGAAAAAGCGCAAGATCTACGTCGGCAAGTTCGAGTTCCTCAACTCCCCGCAGACCGTCCTGGACATATGGAAGGAGTACACCGAGGGCTTCAATGGCCAGCCCTCGCTCAAGGATATGGAGACCATGTACCAGACCAGCTGGCGCCGCGACCCGGCTGTCAACAAGCGCTTCCATCGCCGCAAAGTCCTCTGCAAGGCCATTGAGCGCGGCCTGGAACGCGGCTACGACCTCCAGGACGTTGTGCGCGTGCTGGAGGACAGCAGACTGATAGACGCTTCCAGGAACCTCAAGCAACCCATCGGCTGGCTGTGTCAAGGCGTCAACATTCCGGACTTGTTTAAGTAATATTTCGTGGTGTTCAGATGTATATATACACTGCGGTAGGACCTAATTTCCGCGGCGTCGGAAATCCGTCGCACAGCCGGCCAAAAGGAATGAGCAACCGCGGATGCGGCGCGTGATGTTAATACCGACTAGTCAGAACAGTGCCATCCCATATAAATAACAGTCGAAACTGGGCTCTTCTCGGTTCTGTCGGGCTGTCGGCGGGTGCAACATAGGTTACGTGGCGCAGGATGTCGTTGTGCCAGGGCAGTGCGATGCAGAAGCTGATTGCGAAGACCGAGGGGCCGATGGCGGGTGTCGGCCGGGTCGGTGGGTTTAACAGGCCTAGTGGAGGGCTGGGGCAGAGTTCT encodes the following:
- the MCH4 gene encoding Mch4p (Syntenic homolog of Saccharomyces cerevisiae YOL119C (MCH4); Tandem gene duplication in this genome) — encoded protein: MGRWSVLGNPDHEKAGGRLPLVTDDYMRDGQTRELRMKPPVADEDGAEEVLAADEKAATEATNELDVEEEYPDGGYRAWLTVLGSFVGIFPIWGTANALGAYEGYISNHQLASSGAGEVSWIFALHMIACFVGCVFSGSYFDRNGGQKAIIVGSVLYVFGIFMMSECTKLWHFILAFSLSSGVGAGILTTPLISCVATWFNRRRAVATSLATCGGSIGGIVIPLILRRMYVTIGYKWALKVLALVFLVSLTFAAFLARERVTPRPKPFRSHRDTIRFYLSTSFNWRYFFDKRFLWCTLAFAFAENAICAIATYLSSYIITRGFPPSMPYNALTVVNAAGILGRYIPAYLADRYFGRFNVVIVMVLAAVIVNMAMLLPFGGNITVVWVFLCLYGFLTGSIFSLTPVCIGQICRTADFGKYYSTAYLLNAVVTLPVLPVGGAIIGNGSIENYNKFIIFASAMMLLGAVCYIISRTYCVGLRWYKF
- a CDS encoding MCT family MFS transporter (Syntenic homolog of Saccharomyces cerevisiae YOL119C (MCH4); Tandem gene duplication in this genome) → MVVIDKDSVQVRHGDEPVALDVSPSSDSGRATAVGDKELFGDGPTTTCAQQTVPLSDEKVEEEERAYLDNSNEYPDGGLRAWLVVFGSFMGLFPVWGMYNTLGAIEGYVSEHQLASNSTLEISWIFSLHLTIGCLCCVFSGSYFDRNGGQKAIIVGGALYVFGIFMMSECTKVWQFVLSFSVSSGIGAGIVTTPLVSCVATWFNRRRAVATSLATCGSSIGGIIMPLILRRMYVTIGFKWAIKVLALVFLVNMSLAVLLARERVTPKAEPFKSFKEGAMFYTRTSLNWRYFLDARFLWCSIAFALGENSICVTATYISSYINKQGHPASMPYTALTVLNAAALFGRYIPSYFADHHFGRFNVQIVMALLAGVLHLAMWLPFGGNVHVLWAWVCTYGFMSGSVFSLSPVCISQICKTSDFGKYYSTAYLLNALVTLPIMPVAGAVIGNGSIRGYNNFIIFTSMLILCACIGYVISRAYCVGWRLCRF
- the AHP1 gene encoding thioredoxin peroxidase AHP1 (NOHBY412; No homolog in Saccharomyces cerevisiae; Syntenic homolog of Kluyveromyces lactis KLLA0A07271g), whose protein sequence is MYLIGPTRGVQSMFSSFRLASRHTTSVLRTFHTSKPIMLQAGDAIPKSIPGLHENSPGNSVDIGAEVASGKHLIVGVPAAFSPACSSSHVPGYIQHLDELKSKGFKQVLVTCVNDSFVTKAWAESLKCPSDVRVIADTQGAFASAGGFLFDGKQTFGNDRSVRYALVVEDGKVVRDFVEPDKTGLKVSAAENVLKEL
- the RRI2 gene encoding Rri2p (Syntenic homolog of Saccharomyces cerevisiae YOL117W (RRI2)), with the protein product MSEGDAYEDFMMSEDEEMHYAEMEEDSDEMGVYEEETSQGAEEEVPLDPSSSIVEGRYYRAKGLKENSKFREAIEALEGVATSSEPLWAFRALKQIAKCWNFKGAQASEGYQDGVRTALVRLLEHGLRWRQKLGAAYVERSLISTLRMLVPANSQNFVFDEAHEICLPTIEFHLRLLDAVAPLPGDFKDLCTLHMQLRLENLIWRERLRGADCTAILSEAPAPQLTAETLLLLLQCHICRFLRLCQPPAQQFAELVSELQDRAERSLALAQQPHAMVLLAFAQCMRGMQQQPQPHSALRTHFSACLQGLEEIGSNSSFFRDLNLCGFVLADALAYSAGRCSHRVDPFALEQIRILRETPIVHNLQLLYESYVALDLPSFARALDLLAPFRSALAPLFARLCALARERKLWDAIAPLHSCIALADIQRLLCIGSSSLSRDSLLTLMMQGVMASSARVPFRLDLTRDYVYFGDEPRVQLRAPAARPGLRHCAHDLGLTSACARPFQGSSALQLMDCLSEHRNRAASAAADPADAVCRARQPLAAYRTLAALILDE
- the MSN1 gene encoding Msn1p (Syntenic homolog of Saccharomyces cerevisiae YOL116W (MSN1)), with product MDIQANMELGGLERRVLDLERQISMYERLFQTFSAKLDHHFKKYDLVINAQQQQINVLTDIVSTMLNDQYRYAGILRDKLRGSLDGIVTTSTSIRGMQPNGGMPEQEPKPHDDDAVHAAHRANHHHAAADDGNRDLTNVDAILGEFIPPQVSPDENELHAAPAAPVPDAQTPAPKRNGGKKHPKGSVEHKFIISNGLKVPRRAVDPPAKRRREDPQKEYEFRDAEFSALASDGHPLDAQSAPPAPQHHDYDHDDRALPLQRADRPLSTGASPDPSAPSSSRLNSNIKEEQYYTHRGLKKKRKIYVGKFEFLNSPQTVLDIWKEYTEGFNGQPSLKDMETMYQTSWRRDPAVNKRFHRRKVLCKAIERGLERGYDLQDVVRVLEDSRLIDASRNLKQPIGWLCQGVNIPDLFK